From the genome of Acidobacteriota bacterium, one region includes:
- a CDS encoding class I SAM-dependent methyltransferase — protein MTEPSPRFWDIFFEVFEALPRQGPGNRAGAERALGLCRDLPESPDILDLGCGVGAQTLHLAELTSGSIVAVDNHAPSIERLRETVRARGLAGRIRPVVGDMAESGLPPESFDLVWSEGALYNIGIENALRLCRGLLRPGGYLAFTDAVWRKENPPAEVKAGFDLDYPAMGRAEDIEAAIGRNGFSLLGRFTLPDEAWWDDFYTPMEIRIEELRVKYAGDDEALGVLDRLAQEPEMHRTSSDFYAYEFFVACFGV, from the coding sequence ATGACAGAGCCAAGTCCGCGTTTCTGGGACATCTTTTTTGAGGTCTTCGAGGCCCTGCCGCGGCAGGGGCCGGGCAACCGCGCCGGCGCCGAGAGGGCTCTCGGCCTTTGCCGGGATCTTCCGGAATCGCCGGACATCCTCGACCTGGGCTGCGGAGTCGGCGCGCAGACGCTGCATCTTGCCGAGCTCACTTCAGGATCCATTGTCGCCGTTGACAACCATGCTCCGAGCATCGAGCGACTCCGCGAGACGGTCAGAGCGCGGGGACTTGCCGGAAGGATTCGGCCCGTGGTCGGCGACATGGCCGAATCCGGGCTTCCGCCGGAAAGTTTTGATCTCGTTTGGTCCGAAGGGGCGCTTTACAACATCGGCATCGAAAACGCCTTGCGGCTCTGTCGCGGCCTTCTGCGCCCCGGCGGATATCTTGCCTTCACCGATGCCGTCTGGCGGAAGGAGAATCCTCCGGCCGAGGTCAAGGCGGGCTTCGATTTGGATTATCCGGCGATGGGCCGGGCGGAGGATATTGAGGCGGCCATCGGAAGGAACGGGTTTTCGCTTCTCGGACGCTTCACCCTGCCGGACGAGGCCTGGTGGGACGATTTCTACACACCGATGGAAATCCGCATCGAAGAACTGCGCGTCAAATATGCCGGCGACGACGAAGCCCTTGGCGTTCTTGACCGGCTTGCACAAGAGCCCGAGATGCACCGGACGTCTTCCGACTTCTACGCCTATGAGTTTTTCGTAGCCTGTTTCGGGGTGTGA
- a CDS encoding cytoplasmic protein has translation MGTRNPKEGKRLEALDRLIEEITVDAYGNDEQLWAFRQAFEDDVALPADGFVIGEPVSVIAVDYDGKERRGLTANCRREDGSEYVISLSEVVLPQASAMAGYIAAYRRWLNLDPYPVENKKTSRRGRQHKAADDDIDLSKPVDLVALSVTGRAARCRLLKSDRIITLRASRLWEVVPGAIVTVKPGKQWRYGGHPYLAGEVQSTRIDVKALDLVPLELEEMGMWDPKEEYWGEEGEPIEEWAKPIIAHGPRPMFEMEQVLPGEDPDDPFNDPITRSNDLKDAGERDEAEKILMQLCQADLRCLDAHSHLGNFVFDHHPQDAVHHYEVGLRIGELSLGDGFSGVLAWGLIDNRPFLRCMHGYGLCLWRLGRFDAAAHIFEKMLWLNPSDNLGVRFLMDRVKRKTAWEDRENE, from the coding sequence ATGGGCACGCGAAACCCCAAAGAGGGTAAGAGGCTCGAAGCCTTGGACAGACTTATTGAGGAAATCACCGTCGACGCATACGGCAATGATGAACAGCTCTGGGCTTTTCGGCAGGCCTTTGAGGATGACGTTGCGCTACCGGCCGACGGTTTCGTCATCGGGGAACCGGTTTCGGTGATCGCGGTGGACTACGACGGTAAAGAACGGCGCGGTCTGACGGCCAATTGCCGCCGGGAGGACGGGTCGGAATATGTAATTTCGCTCTCCGAGGTCGTGTTGCCGCAGGCATCGGCAATGGCGGGTTACATCGCCGCCTACCGCAGGTGGCTCAACCTCGATCCTTACCCTGTCGAAAACAAGAAAACTTCCCGACGCGGGCGGCAGCACAAGGCGGCAGATGATGACATCGACCTGAGCAAACCCGTTGATTTGGTCGCCCTATCTGTCACGGGGCGAGCCGCCCGGTGCCGTTTGTTGAAAAGCGACCGGATCATTACCCTGCGCGCAAGCCGCCTTTGGGAGGTGGTGCCTGGCGCCATCGTCACGGTCAAGCCAGGAAAACAGTGGCGTTACGGCGGTCATCCGTATCTCGCCGGCGAGGTTCAGTCGACTCGAATCGACGTGAAGGCCCTCGATCTCGTACCACTGGAGCTCGAAGAGATGGGCATGTGGGACCCCAAGGAAGAGTACTGGGGAGAAGAAGGCGAACCCATCGAGGAATGGGCCAAGCCGATCATCGCCCACGGCCCCCGCCCCATGTTCGAGATGGAGCAGGTACTGCCCGGCGAGGACCCTGATGATCCTTTCAATGACCCCATCACAAGGTCCAATGATCTCAAAGATGCCGGCGAGCGGGATGAGGCGGAAAAGATCTTGATGCAGCTGTGCCAGGCGGACCTGCGCTGCCTCGATGCCCATTCGCATCTGGGCAATTTCGTCTTTGACCACCATCCCCAGGATGCCGTCCACCATTACGAAGTCGGTTTGCGTATCGGCGAGCTGTCTTTGGGTGACGGTTTTTCCGGCGTGCTGGCGTGGGGCCTTATCGACAACCGTCCATTTCTGCGCTGCATGCACGGCTATGGATTGTGTCTCTGGCGTCTTGGACGCTTTGACGCGGCGGCGCACATATTTGAGAAGATGCTCTGGCTGAACCCGTCGGACAACCTAGGTGTGCGGTTTCTCATGGATCGGGTGAAACGAAAGACTGCTTGGGAGGATCGTGAAAACGAATAA